The genomic region GTCGAGTCCGACGAGGACGTTATCACCGAGGCCAAGCGCATGGACGCCCTGGGCACCTCCATCACCGGCGGCGAACCCCAGGAGGCGCTGGACCGCACCTGTCACTACCTCTCCCTGCTCAAAGACGAGTTCGGCGAGGACCACCACACCCACCTCTACACCGGCATCACCGGCGGCCGCGAGAACATGCGCCGCCTCTCGGAGGCCGGCCTCGACGAGATTCGCTTCCACCCACCCCTCGAGTTGTGGGGCGACATGCACGGCACCGAGTGGGAGGAGATACTCTACATCGCCCGCGAGGAGGGGCTGACCCCCGCCTTCGAGATTCCCGGGATCCGCCCCGAGAAGGAGTTCCTCGAGTTCCTCGACGAGGGGGCCGCCGAGTTCTGTAACATCAACGAGTTCGAGATGTCCGACGGGAACTACCGCCGGATGCAGGAGGAAGGCTTCGAGCTGAAGGAGGGCCACATGTCCGCGGTCGACGGCTCCCGCGATGCCATCCTCGACGTGATGGGTGACCACGAGCGCGTCTACTTCTGCACCAGCGTCTTCAAGGACGCCGCCCAGCACCGCCGCCGGCTGAAGCGCATGGCCCGGAACGTCCGCCGCGAGTTCGACGACGTGAGCGACGACGGAACCCTCGTCTACGGGAAGACCTACACCGACCCCGCCGTGTTCGAGGCGCTGGGCGTCCCCGAGGAGTTCTACACGGTCAAGGAGAACCACGTCGAGGTCGCCTGGTGGCTGCTCGAAGAGATGATCGAGGACGGTGACGTCGACGACGGCGAAATCGTCGAGCAGTACCCGACGTACGACGGGCAAGTGGTCGAGCGGACGCCGCTCGCGTAGGCCGGTTCTGGTTTCTCGGTCGTTTCGAACGTTTTTGACGAGGTCCCTTCTCAGAGCGGTCGGTCTGCGAACGTCTCGACTCGCCACTGGCAGTCGATCTGGTGCTGGTGGCGACGACCAGACCACTCGCGATAGCGTCTTTGACCGCGACCGCCCAGCACCGAACCACTTCCTCCCCAGCCGACTGCGATGCTCACTTCGCTCCGTTTCACTCCGCCTCGTTGCGCGTCTCATCCCTCGCGCGAGTTCGTCGGCGACCCCACGCGAG from Haloarchaeobius sp. HME9146 harbors:
- a CDS encoding radical SAM protein, yielding MISKGCEQCAEGGKMVMFVYGYCDQRDCFYCPLGENRKNVTDVYANERLVESDEDVITEAKRMDALGTSITGGEPQEALDRTCHYLSLLKDEFGEDHHTHLYTGITGGRENMRRLSEAGLDEIRFHPPLELWGDMHGTEWEEILYIAREEGLTPAFEIPGIRPEKEFLEFLDEGAAEFCNINEFEMSDGNYRRMQEEGFELKEGHMSAVDGSRDAILDVMGDHERVYFCTSVFKDAAQHRRRLKRMARNVRREFDDVSDDGTLVYGKTYTDPAVFEALGVPEEFYTVKENHVEVAWWLLEEMIEDGDVDDGEIVEQYPTYDGQVVERTPLA